One genomic region from Xenopus laevis strain J_2021 chromosome 2L, Xenopus_laevis_v10.1, whole genome shotgun sequence encodes:
- the LOC108708765 gene encoding E3 ubiquitin-protein ligase TRIM7 gives MATADLRDELSCSICLILYTDPVTLPCGHNFCQGCIGRTWDTQEGSGAYSCPECREEYKERPALPRNRTLGNIAKRLLTIHPEPECTEIFCTYCVLSPVPAAKSCLQCEASLCDTHLKGHSQSQKHILTAPTSSFGERKCPQHDEPLHYYCLRDSICVCESCCRIGEHRGHRVELLSEASEKKKEKVRKVLKKLRPEREETERGAQRLQERRREVAEKSAGETERVTALFRDIKEHLEALEKRLLSDISSQKEKLSLPLTDLIHQLEIKKDELSRKIRHIEELCNMADPLTVLQERESHGAEFCGADNEEEDDSEGADNKTRERDDRKVPPVEDLDVVLISEIIIQSLEGKVSEIKRSYCPQENQFLLLDDNTAHCSLKISTNSKTAAQCLNNKDQHETSMTFQTCTQVLSTKSFPSGRHYWDVDCSKAGNLRVGVAYPSIERRGDNSLIGNNNKSWVLVAHRRIIRNFRHEYSISMAHDTKETSLSCPDRSGPIKQIRVFLDYEAGRLSFYELSEPIRHLHTFIATFTEPLHAAFWVRGEGSVTITE, from the coding sequence ATGGCGACTGCAGATCTGAGagacgagctgagctgctccatctgtCTGATCCTTTATACTGACCCTGTAACTCTGCCGTGTGGGCACAACTTCTGCCAGGGCTGTATTGGGAGAACATGGGACACCCAGGAGGGATCTGGGGcttattcctgccctgaatgcagaGAGGAGTATAAGGAGCGCCCTGCCCTGCCCAGGAACAGAACTCTGGGGAACATAGCAAAGCGACTCCTGACTATTCACCCAGAACCTGAATGTACCGAGATCTTCTGCACCTACTGTGTCCTCTCTCCTGTACCTGCTGCGAAATCCTGTCTCCAgtgtgaggcttctctgtgtgaTACCCACCTGAAGGGGCACAGCCAATCACAGAAGCACATCTTAACTGCCCCCACAAGTTCTTTTGGGGAGAGGAAATGCCCCCAACATGATGAACCCCTCCATTATTACTGCCTCAGGGACTCCATCTGTGTCTGTGAGTCCTGCTGTCGGATTGGggagcacaggggccacagggtggagctgctgagtgaggcctctgagaagaagaaagagaaagtgaGGAAAGTTCTGAagaaactgaggccagagagagaggagactgagagaggagcacagagactgcaggagcgcaggagagaagtggcagaaaaatCAGCTGGTGAGACcgagagagtcactgccctgtttagagacatcaaGGAACAtctggaagccctagagaagcgactcctgagtgatatctccagccagaaagagaagctgTCACTCCCACTCACTGATCTGATCCaccagctggaaataaagaaggacgagctgtccaggaagatccgtcacattgaggagctgtgcaacatggcagatccactcactgtcctacaggaacgggaatcacatggagctgaaTTTTGTGGGGCAGATAATGAGGAGGAGGATGATTCTGAGGGGGCAGATAATAAGaccagagagagagatgatagaaagGTCCCACCAGTAGAAGATCTGGATGTGGTTCTGATCTCAGAGATAATAATACAGAGCTTGGAAGGAAAAGTCAGTGAAATAAAGAGAAGCTACTGCCCCCAGGAGAACCAATTCCTGCTCCTGGATGATAACACGGCTCATTGTTCTTTAAAGATTTCAACTAACAGTAAAACAGCAGCACAGTGCCTAAACAACAAAGATCAACATGAGACATCAATGACATTTCAGACTTGTACTCAGGTATTAAGCACCAAGAGTTTtccctcagggcgacattactgggatgTAGATTGCAGTAAAGCAGGGAACTTGcgggtaggggtggcctatcccagtatagagaggagaggaGACAATTCACTGATTGggaataataacaagtcctgggTGCTGGTGGCTCACAGAAGAATCATTAGGAATTTCAGACATGAATATTCAATTTCAATGGCACATGATACAAAAGAAACCAGTTTATCTTGCCCAGACAGATCTGGGCCCATTAAGCAAATCCGAGTGTTTTTGGACTATGAGGCGGGGCGTTTGTCCTtctatgagctgagtgagccaatcagacacttacacaccttcattGCCACATTCACTGAACCCCtccatgctgcattctgggtacgGGGGGAGGGCAGTGTGACCATTACTGAATAG